Proteins from one Rosa chinensis cultivar Old Blush chromosome 7, RchiOBHm-V2, whole genome shotgun sequence genomic window:
- the LOC112180149 gene encoding sugar carrier protein C: MAGGGIAPSGGKNYPGKFTKRVFITCLVAAFGGLIFGYDLGVSGGVTSMDVFLKEFFPKVYLQQSSASVSTNQYCKFDSETLTLFTSSLYLAALVSCLCASTITRVLGRRVTMLAGGLLFLFGALLNAFAHSVGMLIAGRLFLGFGIGFANQAVPIYLSETAPYRFRGGLNMMFQLAITIGILVAGLANYLFDLKYKNHGNLAWRLSLGGAAVPAVFIILGSFFLPDTPNSLIERGKHEEAKAQLLKLRGIDNVDEEFNDLVDASEAAKLVKHPWSTLLTRKYRPQLVFAICIPAFQQLTGMNVITFYAPVLFKTVGFGSSASLASALITNGVNFLATFVSIGLVDKFGRRVLFLEGGVQMVITQVVVGVAMAWKFGTSGNPGELSKGFAATLVTLICIYVAGFAWSWGPLGWLVPSEIFPLEVRSAAQAINVSVNMIFTFAIAQVFTAMLCHMKFGLFFFFSFFLFVMSCFIFKYLPETKGVPIEEMGRVWEQHPFWRKYVVQDKGIAMSKAAQNV; encoded by the exons ATGGCTGGGGGAGGTATAGCTCCATCTGGTGGAAAAAATTACCCCGGTAAATTCACAAAGAGGGTTTTCATAACATGTCTTGTCGCAGCGTTTGGAGGTTTAATTTTCGGTTATGATCTTGGAGTTTCAG GCGGAGTAACGTCCATGGACGTATTTTTGAAGGAGTTCTTTCCGAAAGTCTACTTGCAGCAGTCTTCCGCCTCTGTTTCTACTAATCAGTACTGTAAATTCGACAGTGAAACATTGACGCTCTTTACGTCGTCTCTATATTTGGCCGCTCTGGTTTCATGCCTCTGTGCCTCCACTATAACTAGAGTCTTAGGTAGGAGGGTCACAATGCTTGCCGGTGGACTTCTTTTCCTATTCGGTGCACTTCTCAATGCCTTCGCTCACTCCGTCGGGATGCTTATTGCTGGTCGCCTATTCCTTGGTTTCGGCATTGGATTTGCCAATCAG GCTGTGCCGATCTATCTATCTGAGACAGCACCATACAGATTCCGCGGTGGACTCAACATGATGTTCCAGTTGGCAATTACAATTGGAATTCTTGTTGCTGGTTTGGCCAACTATTTGTTCGACTTGAAGTATAAAAACCATGGAAATCTAGCCTGGCGTTTGAGTTTGGGCGGCGCTGCAGTCCCTGCTGTGTTTATCATATTGGGATCATTCTTCCTCCCTGACACACCAAACTCTTTGATTGAGCGTGGCAAGCATGAGGAAGCAAAAGCCCAACTCCTCAAGCTCCGTGGTATTGATAACGTCGACGAGGAGTTCAACGATTTGGTGGACGCTAGTGAGGCTGCTAAGCTAGTCAAACATCCATGGTCGACACTATTGACAAGAAAATACAGGCCCCAGCTTGTATTCGCCATCTGCATTCCTGCTTTCCAGCAACTCACTGGCATGAATGTGATCACTTTCTATGCTCCTGTCTTGTTCAAAACTGTAGGATTCGGAAGCAGTGCTTCTCTCGCTTCTGCTCTGATCACTAATGGGGTTAATTTTTTGGCAACTTTTGTTTCAATTGGTCTTGTTGACAAGTTTGGAAGAAGGGTCCTTTTCTTGGAGGGTGGTGTGCAGATGGTCATAACTCAG GTCGTAGTTGGAGTTGCAATGGCTTGGAAATTTGGTACTAGTGGCAACCCTGGTGAACTATCCAAGGGTTTTGCTGCAACTCTGGTGACCTTAATCTGCATCTATGTTGCTGGATTTGCTTGGTCCTGGGGACCTCTAGGATGGTTGGTACCAAGTGAAATTTTCCCGCTGGAAGTTAGGTCAGCTGCTCAGGCCATCAATGTCTCTGTCAACATGATCTTCACCTTTGCCATAGCCCAAGTGTTCACTGCGATGCTCTGCCACATGAAGTTTggattgttcttcttcttctctttcttcttgttCGTGATgagttgcttcatcttcaagtatCTGCCGGAGACCAAGGGGGTTCCCATCGAAGAGATGGGGAGGGTGTGGGAGCAGCACCCTTTTTGGCGCAAGTATGTGGTTCAAGACAAAGGCATAGCGATGAGCAAGGCGGCGCAGAATGTCTGA